The following are from one region of the Rhodopirellula sp. P2 genome:
- a CDS encoding pyruvate carboxylase has protein sequence MDALMTVAESTAATDSAPIRPIRKILAANRSEIATRVFRSAHELGIRTVAIYSNEDRYALHRFKADEAYQIGTPGEPIRSYLNIDAIVGLCLKHHIDAVHPGYGFLSENPEFAKALTDAGILFIGPSEQSLRDLGDKTSARRLAEIAGVPVLGGTAQAVTSVDEAIEAAEDLGYPIMLKAAKGGGGRGMRVVMDPSELGSSLEAAQREAKTAFGSDEVFLERFVQRARHLEVQLLGDRHGNLVHLYERDCSVQRRHQKVVELAPAPNLPAEMRDAICDAALRIGRAVGKESGGYENAGTVEFLLDVDKNEFYFIEVNPRIQVEHTVTEEVTGIDIVRNQILVAQGYPLGSEEVGLPSQDGIRTMGFAMQCRITTEDPAAEFRPDYGRISHYRSAAGLGVRLDAGTAFSGAVVNPFYDSMLVKVTARAPTLAAAARRMDRCLHEFRIRGVKTNIPFLTRLVNHPTFLAGEATTRLIDTTPELFRLPRRRDRATKLLTFLGETIVNGNPLVTGRPPAVRREPAPVPEIPVTSTPPRGTADIFREEGVDGLMRWIREQKGLLLTDTTMRDAHQSLLATRVRTDDMLRIAPAYAHLAPQLFSLEMWGGATFDTSMRFLKESPWQRLADLRAAVPNILTQMLLRASNAVGYTNYPDNVVRLFVREAVQAGMDVFRVFDALNWEENMRVAMDAVIEEGGICEASICYTGDLQDPRRTKYDLKYYVDLAKKLQAGGAHMIAIKDMAGLLKPAAAVMLLRALRDEVDLPIHLHTHDTGGIQASTLMAAAGEGLQIADAALAPLSGGTSQVNLNTLVEALRFTDRESSLDGESLTQLATYWQAAREFYKPFESDVLPATGDLYDHEMPGGQYTNLFQQARALGLADQWAGVCRAYADVNRLFGDIVKVTPTSKAVGDMALFLVANEMSAEEVLTTNKALAFPASVLDLIGGRMGQPPGGFPKEVMQKILGDQAPVLERPGASMPPADLEAAKSQAAELTHEAPSDRDAVTYLLYPKVFEEYSQHRNTYGDVETLPTPNFFYGQEPGDEIAVDIEPGKRLIVKYLAVGQPYPDGTRTVFFELNGQPREVSVIDRSLDVDIKAAVKADPSDATHVAASMPGMVITVAAAEGEKVKAGQKLLVLEAMKMETTINAPADGVVTKIHTPPGTQVEAGDLLAVVE, from the coding sequence TTGGACGCCCTGATGACCGTCGCTGAATCGACTGCTGCCACTGACTCTGCCCCCATTCGCCCGATTCGAAAAATCCTGGCTGCCAATCGCAGCGAAATTGCCACCCGGGTGTTTCGCTCGGCTCACGAACTGGGCATTCGCACCGTCGCGATTTATTCCAACGAAGACCGCTACGCGCTGCACCGATTCAAAGCCGACGAGGCCTACCAGATCGGGACGCCCGGCGAGCCCATTCGTTCTTACCTCAACATCGACGCCATCGTTGGCTTGTGCTTGAAGCACCACATCGATGCGGTGCACCCAGGATATGGTTTCTTATCGGAGAACCCTGAGTTCGCCAAAGCACTCACGGACGCAGGCATTTTGTTCATCGGTCCCAGCGAGCAAAGCTTGCGAGATCTGGGCGACAAGACCAGTGCCCGTCGCTTGGCCGAAATCGCTGGCGTGCCCGTGTTGGGCGGGACCGCTCAAGCCGTCACCTCGGTCGACGAAGCGATCGAAGCCGCCGAAGATCTGGGCTATCCGATCATGTTGAAAGCCGCCAAGGGCGGTGGCGGTCGTGGCATGCGTGTGGTGATGGACCCCAGCGAACTGGGAAGCTCACTGGAAGCCGCCCAACGCGAAGCGAAAACAGCATTTGGAAGTGACGAGGTCTTCCTGGAACGCTTTGTCCAACGAGCCCGGCACCTGGAAGTGCAACTGCTCGGTGACCGTCACGGCAACTTGGTTCACTTGTATGAACGCGATTGCAGCGTCCAACGCCGGCACCAGAAGGTTGTCGAACTCGCCCCCGCACCGAACCTCCCTGCCGAAATGCGTGACGCCATCTGCGACGCGGCATTGCGAATCGGGCGTGCGGTTGGGAAAGAAAGCGGTGGCTACGAGAACGCGGGAACGGTCGAGTTCTTGCTCGATGTCGACAAAAACGAGTTCTACTTCATCGAGGTCAATCCGCGGATCCAAGTCGAACACACGGTGACCGAAGAGGTCACGGGCATCGACATCGTTCGCAACCAAATCCTGGTCGCCCAGGGATACCCGCTCGGAAGTGAAGAAGTCGGCCTGCCATCCCAGGACGGCATCCGAACCATGGGGTTCGCGATGCAGTGCCGGATCACCACGGAAGATCCCGCCGCCGAGTTCCGTCCCGACTATGGCCGCATCAGTCACTACCGCAGTGCAGCGGGTTTAGGCGTTCGTCTCGATGCGGGCACGGCGTTCAGCGGCGCGGTCGTCAATCCCTTTTACGATTCCATGTTGGTGAAGGTCACCGCGCGAGCCCCTACCCTGGCCGCCGCTGCCCGGCGGATGGATCGATGCCTGCACGAATTTCGAATTCGTGGCGTGAAAACGAACATTCCGTTCCTGACGCGGCTCGTCAATCATCCCACGTTCTTGGCCGGCGAAGCCACGACGCGTTTGATCGACACGACACCGGAACTGTTCCGCTTGCCACGCCGGCGTGACCGAGCCACCAAGTTGCTGACGTTCCTGGGCGAAACGATCGTCAACGGGAACCCGCTTGTCACGGGGCGTCCACCTGCTGTTCGCCGCGAACCAGCTCCGGTTCCCGAGATCCCGGTTACCTCCACACCGCCTCGCGGAACCGCCGACATTTTTCGCGAGGAAGGCGTCGATGGATTGATGCGTTGGATTCGCGAACAAAAAGGGCTGCTGCTGACCGACACGACCATGCGTGACGCGCATCAATCGTTGCTGGCCACGCGAGTCCGCACCGATGACATGCTTCGCATCGCGCCAGCCTACGCTCACCTGGCCCCGCAACTGTTCTCGTTGGAGATGTGGGGCGGAGCTACCTTTGACACGTCGATGCGTTTCCTCAAGGAATCACCTTGGCAACGGCTGGCTGACCTGCGGGCTGCGGTTCCCAACATTCTGACCCAGATGCTGCTGCGAGCCAGCAACGCGGTTGGCTACACGAATTATCCCGACAACGTCGTGCGGCTGTTTGTCCGCGAAGCAGTTCAGGCGGGCATGGACGTGTTCCGTGTGTTCGACGCACTGAACTGGGAAGAGAACATGCGGGTGGCGATGGACGCCGTGATCGAAGAAGGCGGTATCTGCGAAGCATCGATCTGCTACACCGGTGACTTGCAAGATCCGCGGCGGACCAAGTACGACCTGAAGTACTACGTTGACCTGGCAAAGAAGCTGCAGGCCGGTGGCGCTCACATGATCGCGATCAAAGACATGGCAGGGCTGCTCAAACCAGCCGCGGCAGTGATGTTGCTGCGAGCCTTGCGTGACGAGGTCGACTTGCCCATTCACTTGCACACTCACGACACCGGTGGGATTCAAGCGTCCACGTTGATGGCCGCTGCCGGCGAAGGTTTGCAGATCGCCGACGCGGCACTGGCACCCTTGTCGGGCGGAACCAGCCAAGTGAACTTGAACACGCTGGTCGAAGCCCTCCGTTTCACCGACCGCGAATCTTCGCTGGATGGTGAATCGTTGACTCAGTTGGCAACCTACTGGCAAGCCGCTCGTGAGTTTTACAAGCCGTTCGAAAGCGATGTCTTGCCGGCAACGGGCGACCTGTACGACCATGAGATGCCCGGCGGCCAATACACCAACCTGTTTCAACAGGCCCGTGCTTTGGGATTGGCCGACCAGTGGGCCGGCGTCTGCCGCGCCTACGCGGACGTGAACCGATTGTTTGGCGACATCGTCAAGGTGACTCCCACCAGCAAAGCGGTTGGTGACATGGCGTTGTTCTTGGTCGCCAATGAAATGTCTGCCGAAGAAGTCCTGACAACGAACAAGGCACTCGCGTTTCCTGCCAGTGTGCTGGACCTGATCGGTGGCCGGATGGGACAGCCACCAGGTGGTTTCCCCAAAGAAGTCATGCAGAAGATTCTCGGTGACCAAGCCCCGGTGCTGGAACGCCCCGGGGCATCCATGCCACCCGCGGACCTCGAAGCGGCCAAGTCCCAAGCTGCCGAACTCACGCACGAAGCGCCCAGCGATCGCGACGCAGTGACCTACCTGCTGTACCCCAAAGTGTTCGAAGAGTACTCGCAGCACCGCAACACCTATGGTGATGTGGAAACCCTCCCGACACCCAACTTTTTCTATGGGCAGGAACCGGGCGACGAGATCGCCGTCGACATCGAACCGGGCAAACGTTTGATCGTCAAATATCTAGCGGTTGGACAGCCCTATCCCGATGGCACACGCACGGTGTTCTTTGAACTCAACGGGCAACCCCGAGAAGTCTCGGTCATCGATCGATCGTTGGACGTGGACATCAAAGCCGCGGTGAAAGCCGATCCATCCGACGCCACCCATGTCGCTGCGTCGATGCCTGGGATGGTCATCACGGTGGCTGCGGCCGAAGGTGAAAAGGTGAAGGCGGGGCAAAAGTTGTTGGTGTTGGAAGCCATGAAAATGGAGACCACCATCAACGCGCCCGCCGACGGCGTCGTCACCAAAATCCATACTCCACCGGGAACCCAAGTCGAAGCCGGAGATCTGCTGGCGGTGGTGGAGTGA
- a CDS encoding helix-turn-helix domain-containing protein: protein MSTTETPDATLENTNTSLMRMILSLHGTQQQAFIAALTECSDQLRANSERLMAIVDDPKSLPGDKGRAWHTLLDQFRLLPDTEGRYGMDLAQSEAGAAEKFPALQAEVEKMDSQEALFAERLRQLMKAKHITQKQLAERVECTQPAISQMLNRKCRPQRATLEKIAVALQVDVRELWPDIEVVDYLDSVVDFGRDGQVMSDAMANALRDDSQPQSPIRGERLPSWKEAKQNGE from the coding sequence ATGAGCACAACTGAAACTCCCGACGCGACACTCGAAAACACGAACACATCCCTGATGCGGATGATCCTCTCGCTGCACGGGACCCAACAGCAAGCGTTCATTGCTGCGCTGACCGAGTGTAGCGATCAGCTTCGGGCCAATTCGGAACGGCTGATGGCGATCGTTGACGACCCCAAGTCTCTTCCCGGCGACAAAGGCCGAGCATGGCACACGCTGTTGGATCAGTTTCGTTTGTTGCCCGACACGGAGGGGCGCTATGGCATGGACCTCGCGCAGTCCGAAGCGGGGGCGGCAGAGAAGTTTCCGGCGCTGCAAGCCGAAGTCGAAAAGATGGATTCACAAGAGGCTCTGTTCGCCGAACGGCTTCGACAATTGATGAAGGCCAAGCACATCACTCAGAAACAACTCGCTGAGCGTGTTGAATGCACGCAACCGGCGATCTCGCAAATGCTGAATCGCAAGTGCCGGCCGCAGCGTGCGACGCTTGAGAAGATTGCGGTGGCGCTGCAGGTTGATGTTCGTGAATTGTGGCCGGACATCGAAGTCGTTGATTACTTAGATTCCGTTGTCGATTTTGGTCGTGATGGGCAGGTGATGAGCGACGCAATGGCGAACGCTTTGCGTGATGACTCGCAGCCTCAATCGCCCATTCGCGGCGAGCGTTTGCCTTCATGGAAGGAAGCAAAGCAAAACGGTGAGTGA
- a CDS encoding MGH1-like glycoside hydrolase domain-containing protein — protein MTTSEHQRLDEDERRENNWKRWGPYLSERQWGTVREDYSEGGESWSDFPHEHARSRAYRWGEDGLLGFTDRQCRLCFSIALWNGNDTILKERLFGLTGPEGNHGEDVKELYYYLDSTPTHSYAKAMYRYPQQRYPYRDLVSINANRGLNDREYELIDTGLLDENRFFDVTATYAKASDNDLLIDIAITNQGPDAHEITLLPTLWFRNTWVWGCLHEGCTAKPTIQAIDSHLVQTRHDTLEPFVCAFENQPDSELLFTENETNSEHLFGTENFSPYTKDAFHRYVIDEQTDAVNPKRHGTKVAALYRWNLAAGETRHVKVRLSVKEKVGEFHPDLGDDFDNVLAQRREEADEFYQAIIPPKATDEQRLVSRQAYAGLMWTKQFYHYIVADWLDGDRDVMTPPVARHSGRNKDWRHLYARDVLSMPDKWEYPWFAAWDLAFHMIPSARIDPAFAKKQLMVLLREWYMHPNGQLPAYEFYFDDVNPPVHAWACLRVFQMEAETGKRDYKFLSQAFQRLLVNFTWWVNQVDSNGDNVFAGGFLGLDNIGVFDRSKGLPEGAELEQADGTAWMAFYCGTMMSMALELARHDRSYSDMASKFLDHFIRIVDAMNGGESGGLWDEEDGFYYDQLKIDGETHPMRVKSLVGLLPLIAVEILDEDLLADLPGFRNRLEWFLNNRHDLVQHITFCQTTKRHHRMLISIPTQERLERVLEILLDEAEFLSDFGIRSLSKKHESEPFRVTVRGKEHTVAYVPGESDSWMFGGNSNWRGPIWFPTSYLLIEALQRYHEFYGDDIQVECPTGSGVKMNLREVADELNRRMSNIFSTPAEGGSRPCLRGSGMKSDDSLWQDQVLFYEYFHGDTGEGLGASHQTGWTALIATCIEHLHGRITEGVE, from the coding sequence ATGACGACGTCCGAACATCAACGACTCGACGAAGACGAACGCCGCGAAAACAACTGGAAACGTTGGGGGCCGTACCTTTCCGAGCGTCAGTGGGGGACGGTTCGAGAGGACTACTCCGAGGGCGGTGAGTCGTGGAGTGATTTCCCGCACGAACACGCTCGCAGTCGAGCCTACCGCTGGGGCGAAGACGGTTTGCTCGGGTTCACGGATCGCCAGTGTCGGCTGTGCTTTTCGATCGCATTGTGGAATGGCAACGACACCATTCTGAAAGAACGTCTGTTCGGTCTCACCGGTCCGGAAGGCAACCACGGCGAGGACGTCAAGGAACTTTACTACTACTTGGACTCGACGCCGACGCATTCCTACGCCAAGGCGATGTATCGCTACCCACAACAGCGCTACCCGTATCGCGACTTGGTCAGCATCAACGCCAATCGCGGGTTGAACGATCGTGAGTACGAACTGATCGACACGGGGCTGCTGGACGAGAATCGCTTTTTCGATGTGACGGCCACTTACGCGAAAGCGTCGGACAACGATTTGCTGATCGACATTGCGATCACCAACCAAGGTCCTGACGCTCACGAGATCACGCTGCTGCCAACGCTGTGGTTCCGCAACACCTGGGTTTGGGGCTGCTTGCACGAAGGTTGCACGGCCAAGCCGACCATCCAGGCGATCGATTCTCACCTCGTTCAAACGCGTCATGACACTTTGGAACCGTTTGTTTGTGCGTTTGAGAATCAACCGGACAGCGAATTGCTGTTCACAGAAAATGAAACCAATTCCGAACACCTGTTCGGCACCGAAAACTTCTCGCCGTACACCAAAGACGCGTTCCATCGGTATGTCATCGACGAACAAACCGATGCGGTGAATCCCAAGCGACACGGCACCAAAGTCGCTGCGCTCTATCGCTGGAATTTGGCGGCCGGAGAAACGCGGCACGTCAAAGTTCGCTTGAGTGTGAAGGAAAAGGTCGGCGAGTTTCATCCGGACCTCGGTGACGACTTTGACAACGTTTTGGCCCAACGACGCGAAGAAGCCGACGAGTTTTACCAAGCGATCATTCCGCCCAAGGCAACCGACGAACAACGCCTTGTTTCGCGGCAAGCCTACGCGGGATTGATGTGGACGAAGCAGTTCTATCATTACATCGTCGCCGACTGGTTGGACGGCGATCGCGACGTGATGACGCCCCCGGTGGCGCGTCACAGCGGTCGCAACAAAGATTGGCGGCACCTGTACGCTCGCGATGTTTTGTCGATGCCCGACAAATGGGAATACCCTTGGTTCGCAGCGTGGGACTTGGCGTTCCACATGATCCCGTCGGCTCGCATCGACCCGGCGTTTGCAAAGAAGCAATTGATGGTGCTGCTGCGGGAGTGGTACATGCATCCCAACGGTCAATTGCCGGCTTACGAGTTCTACTTCGATGACGTCAACCCGCCGGTGCATGCCTGGGCGTGTTTGCGAGTCTTCCAAATGGAAGCCGAGACCGGCAAACGCGACTACAAATTTCTCTCGCAAGCGTTCCAGCGGTTGCTGGTGAATTTCACTTGGTGGGTGAACCAGGTGGACAGCAACGGCGACAATGTTTTCGCGGGCGGTTTCCTGGGACTGGACAACATCGGCGTCTTCGATCGCAGCAAAGGGCTGCCCGAGGGAGCCGAACTGGAACAGGCCGACGGAACCGCCTGGATGGCGTTTTACTGCGGCACGATGATGTCGATGGCGCTCGAGTTGGCTCGCCACGATCGATCGTATTCCGACATGGCGTCCAAGTTCCTGGATCACTTCATCCGCATCGTGGACGCCATGAATGGTGGCGAAAGCGGCGGACTGTGGGATGAAGAGGATGGCTTCTACTACGACCAACTGAAGATCGACGGCGAAACCCATCCGATGCGAGTTAAATCGCTGGTCGGGTTGCTGCCCCTGATTGCGGTGGAGATTCTGGACGAGGACTTGCTGGCGGACCTGCCCGGTTTCCGCAACCGTTTGGAGTGGTTCCTGAACAACCGCCATGACTTGGTGCAGCACATCACGTTCTGCCAGACGACCAAACGCCACCACCGAATGCTGATTTCCATTCCGACTCAAGAACGCTTGGAACGGGTCTTGGAGATCCTGCTCGATGAAGCGGAGTTCCTTTCCGACTTTGGGATTCGTTCCCTTTCCAAGAAACATGAAAGCGAACCGTTTCGCGTCACGGTCCGTGGGAAAGAACACACCGTTGCCTATGTGCCAGGCGAATCAGACAGCTGGATGTTTGGCGGGAACAGCAACTGGCGAGGGCCGATCTGGTTCCCGACCAGCTACCTGTTGATCGAAGCCCTGCAGCGGTACCACGAGTTCTACGGTGATGACATCCAAGTCGAATGCCCGACGGGATCGGGTGTGAAGATGAACCTTCGCGAAGTGGCGGATGAACTGAATCGCCGGATGTCAAATATTTTTTCCACGCCCGCAGAAGGCGGCTCTCGGCCCTGTCTACGTGGCAGCGGGATGAAGAGCGACGACTCCCTGTGGCAAGACCAAGTCCTGTTCTATGAGTACTTCCACGGCGACACCGGCGAAGGCTTGGGCGCAAGTCATCAAACTGGCTGGACCGCCCTGATCGCAACCTGCATCGAGCATCTGCACGGCCGCATCACCGAAGGCGTCGAGTGA
- a CDS encoding GNAT family N-acetyltransferase: MSEFQLYADEFCEADQVDLVGFSCGDTKHGRYCTEWILGPDSMESIANYGTKVWLFRNATGQVVGYGSVGTVRWRWPLPDGSYTSLLYIPMLGIDQRFQGQPPDAQWRYSRQIMNHLISEANGLNRKREKPAEYLLLLVDRTNEAAVKLYARFDFELIPVVTRGPGLRVMKHRLRQ; this comes from the coding sequence GTGAGTGAGTTCCAGCTTTATGCCGACGAATTTTGTGAAGCCGACCAAGTTGACTTGGTCGGCTTCTCTTGTGGTGACACCAAGCACGGGCGATATTGCACGGAGTGGATTCTCGGGCCAGACTCGATGGAGTCCATCGCGAACTATGGCACCAAGGTCTGGCTCTTTCGAAACGCGACTGGCCAGGTAGTCGGTTATGGTTCAGTGGGCACGGTTCGATGGCGTTGGCCTTTGCCCGACGGTAGTTACACAAGTCTGCTTTACATTCCAATGCTGGGAATTGACCAGCGGTTTCAGGGCCAGCCTCCGGACGCGCAGTGGCGATACTCTCGCCAGATCATGAATCACCTGATTTCAGAAGCAAATGGGCTCAATCGCAAACGCGAGAAACCGGCTGAATACTTGCTGCTCTTAGTGGATCGAACCAACGAAGCGGCAGTGAAGCTTTATGCACGCTTTGACTTTGAGCTGATTCCTGTTGTTACCCGAGGCCCCGGCCTTCGGGTGATGAAGCATCGGCTACGGCAGTAG
- a CDS encoding sulfatase, whose amino-acid sequence MRHFTSRSNPLSRRSDRLETAAIRLFDAPLSILLWTLVATLVFLSGTKANAEEARPNVVLILVDDLGLHDIGIEGSKFHQTPHIDALAKRGMRFTAGYANCRVCSPSRASIQLGQFTARHGITDWIGAASGEKFNRGDELLPAEYVHELPAADVTLPEALREAGYQTFFAGKWHLGGDDSMPTDHGFNLNIGGHHRGSPPGGFFAPYNNPVMESGPDGESLTRRLGKETASFIEGQDDQPYFAMLSFYAVHGPIQTTQELWQKYRESAPAPPADGNRFMIDRTLPVRQIQDNPVYAGMMETLDDAVGDVMDAIEASGKADNTLVIFTGDNGGVSSGDAYSTSNLPHRGGKGRQWEGGLREPYYVSMPARIAAESTCDAPVIGSDLYPTILDVCDLPLRPQQHVDGRSLQTVLTGGEDESLEQRSLIWHYPHYGNQGGDPSSVIRTGDYKLIHYHLDSHDELYHLPTDIGEQNDLAAEQPERVASMRKELLAYLESVNAKFPQPDPRFDAEKAKQRWARAHGPSKERLEKREAAMLEPNWQPNKDWWGSTVD is encoded by the coding sequence ATGCGACATTTCACCTCCCGCTCCAACCCCTTATCGCGACGATCTGATCGTCTGGAAACCGCTGCGATCCGCCTCTTCGACGCCCCATTGTCGATCCTGCTTTGGACACTGGTCGCCACGCTCGTTTTCCTTTCCGGGACGAAAGCCAACGCCGAGGAAGCTCGGCCCAACGTGGTGCTGATTTTGGTCGATGACCTTGGCCTGCATGACATCGGAATCGAAGGCAGCAAATTTCACCAAACACCGCACATCGACGCACTGGCCAAGCGTGGCATGCGGTTCACAGCGGGCTACGCGAATTGCCGCGTCTGCAGTCCTTCGCGAGCCAGCATTCAGCTGGGCCAGTTCACGGCCCGTCATGGAATCACCGACTGGATCGGTGCCGCATCCGGTGAGAAATTCAATCGTGGTGATGAGCTGCTGCCGGCCGAGTACGTTCATGAGCTACCTGCTGCAGATGTGACCTTGCCGGAAGCCCTGCGCGAAGCTGGTTATCAAACGTTCTTTGCCGGGAAGTGGCACCTGGGCGGCGACGATTCCATGCCGACCGACCACGGTTTCAATCTCAACATCGGTGGTCACCATCGCGGCAGCCCTCCAGGCGGCTTCTTCGCACCCTACAACAACCCGGTGATGGAAAGCGGTCCCGATGGCGAATCGCTGACGCGTCGTTTGGGAAAAGAAACCGCTTCGTTCATCGAGGGCCAAGACGACCAACCGTACTTTGCGATGCTGTCCTTCTATGCCGTCCACGGTCCTATCCAAACCACGCAAGAACTGTGGCAAAAGTACCGGGAATCAGCACCTGCACCGCCGGCGGATGGCAACCGATTCATGATCGATCGCACGCTGCCCGTTCGTCAGATTCAAGACAACCCAGTGTACGCTGGGATGATGGAAACACTCGACGATGCGGTGGGCGATGTGATGGACGCAATCGAAGCATCCGGCAAAGCCGACAACACTCTGGTCATCTTCACCGGTGACAATGGCGGTGTCTCCTCCGGCGACGCTTACTCGACCAGCAACTTGCCACACCGCGGCGGCAAAGGCCGACAATGGGAAGGCGGCCTGCGTGAGCCCTACTACGTTTCAATGCCCGCACGCATCGCTGCTGAATCGACCTGTGACGCGCCGGTGATTGGATCGGATCTGTACCCCACCATCCTGGACGTTTGCGATTTGCCTCTGCGTCCTCAGCAACACGTTGACGGTCGATCGCTGCAAACCGTGTTGACCGGCGGCGAAGATGAATCGCTGGAGCAACGATCGCTGATCTGGCACTACCCGCACTACGGCAACCAAGGTGGTGACCCATCGTCGGTGATCCGAACCGGTGATTACAAGCTGATTCATTACCACTTGGATTCACACGACGAGCTGTATCATTTGCCCACCGACATCGGGGAACAAAACGACCTTGCCGCGGAGCAACCAGAACGAGTCGCGTCGATGCGAAAGGAATTGTTGGCATACCTTGAATCGGTCAACGCAAAATTCCCTCAACCGGATCCCCGCTTCGATGCTGAGAAGGCCAAGCAACGCTGGGCTCGCGCTCATGGCCCCAGCAAAGAACGGCTGGAAAAACGCGAAGCGGCGATGCTGGAACCCAACTGGCAACCCAACAAGGACTGGTGGGGAAGCACGGTCGACTGA
- a CDS encoding restriction endonuclease subunit S: protein MPHQLTSLGDIAEITNGVFIASSKLNESQGGLPVLSVRTLNRNSIDVNELDFVSRDKIDFDIERHLAATGDVLVASRSTNISTGIVPAKLEGAVFNSTLIGIRPHVDAIHPRLLVAWMQSGLGRSHFDTLSQSTTMQMNVTVKELSNLPVPLFTPSEQAVLVAALEASDVAYENAIRAATARRDIALQLVTDVLTGTTQINQKDN, encoded by the coding sequence ATGCCTCACCAACTCACATCGCTCGGCGATATTGCGGAGATCACCAACGGTGTCTTCATCGCGTCGTCCAAGCTAAATGAAAGCCAAGGTGGGCTACCGGTTTTGTCAGTCCGCACACTGAATCGCAACTCCATCGATGTGAACGAGCTCGACTTTGTATCTCGAGACAAAATTGACTTTGACATCGAACGGCATTTGGCTGCCACAGGTGATGTGCTCGTCGCCTCTCGCAGCACGAACATTTCCACGGGAATTGTGCCAGCGAAACTTGAAGGAGCTGTCTTCAACTCTACCTTGATCGGTATTCGCCCCCATGTCGACGCAATCCACCCACGTCTACTTGTTGCCTGGATGCAATCCGGATTGGGACGGTCACACTTCGACACGTTGTCCCAGTCCACCACGATGCAGATGAACGTCACGGTCAAGGAACTTTCCAACCTCCCTGTGCCCCTTTTCACTCCTTCGGAGCAGGCCGTTCTGGTCGCCGCTTTGGAGGCATCCGATGTCGCCTACGAAAACGCCATCCGAGCCGCAACCGCACGGCGAGACATCGCCTTGCAACTGGTCACTGATGTGCTGACCGGAACCACTCAAATCAATCAAAAAGACAACTAA